The Hevea brasiliensis isolate MT/VB/25A 57/8 chromosome 9, ASM3005281v1, whole genome shotgun sequence nucleotide sequence ATTTGGAATGCTGTTTGGATTGCTGACAAACTGCAAACTCTTTCTACTGCACATTTGGTTGTGATAATGCATATAACTAGCATGACGATTAAGTTTCTTTCATTGATGCAGGACGGTGGAAACATCAATTGGCAAAAAATATCAACTCAAACATATGAGTTAGCTGAAGAATGCCTGACAATAAACTACAATGGTGCCAAAAGAATGGCTGAGGCACTTATTCCCCTACTCCAATTGTCTGATTCGCCAAGGATTGTTAATGTTTCATCCTCAATGGGGAAATTGAAGGTAAAAACCATTATCACATTTTGCCACAGAGCATTTATTTTCATAACGAAATTTTCTCAAGTTTGATTCAAGTGGCTGACTTCGACAAAAGTTCCACTAAGCTGAACCGAAACTAATCTTTTGATTAAGCCattgaaaatatatatttttagcaTTACTTGTTGAATTCTAGAATACATCAATGAGAAATTCCCTGGTGAGCAACTATTTGTTTTGCCATTGCTCAGTTTTTCCTGATAATATTGCAGAATAATTGCTGAAGGGTGGTTTTTTTTCTGTGAACTGTGATTTTGGTAATGGTGATAGGTAAAAATGTTCTCTTGTAATTTGTTACAGAACGTAGGAAATGAATGGGCTAAAGAAGTGTTTGTTGATGCTGACAACCTATCGGAAGAAAGAATTGATGAGGTGTTGAGCAAGTATCGAAAAGATTATAAAGAGGGTTCACTTGAAAGCAAAGATTGGCCTGCTTTTATGTCTGCCTACATACTATCAAAAGCAGCTATGAATGCCTACACAAGGATCCTAGCCAAGAAGTTGCCAACTTTTCGCATCAATTGCGTCTGCCCTGGCTATGTCAAAACAGATGTTAACTTGAATACTGGAATATTATCAGTTGAAGAAGGAGCTGAAAGTCCAGTGAGATTAGCACTGTTGCGTAATGATGGTCCTTCTGGTTGCTTCTTTGAACGGAAAGAGGAGTGTCCTTTTTAATTGGACATGATACATTTCTATAGACAAGTATGGATGGTTAGAGTTCCTGTGCTTTTCACTAGTATAATTAGAGAATAATCTCACACTGTATCATAAAGTCTAGGGAAAACCAGTATGTAGCCTTTTTTCAGAATGTGTGTGTTGAATAAAAGCTTATGTTTTGCATCCATGTCAATTGTCATTAAAGAACAGCAGGACACTATTTGTCAATTTTCATTCTCGCTGGAGTTGTTATTCCTTGAACAGTAGGTGTGATAAAAAGTGATGGGCTTTGTTCAAACTCTCCTCATTTCTTTTTCCTGATATTTGCTTCGACTTCAGTAATTTAGCACAAAAATAAAGGCTTTTTCTTACCCAAGTTGTATTGTTAATTATTCTTTTTCACACATATATTAAGGAAAAAAAGATTATGAGGCTATCTGCTAATCAACGTTTAGCAGTATAGTTTCTGAATGTGTATATGTTTGTACTGATCATGTACATCTTCTCTCAGGAAGAAGGTTTATAGTCAAAAAGCACCAAACTTTCTCCATCAATTGCTTGTGTCTTGGCTCTGTGAAAACAGATATGAATAACAATACGGTTATCGTTTCTCTCGAAGCAGCAGCTGCATATCCACAAGGTTGGCACTTCTGCCTCCCTGCTGACCTCTTTTTCCTTATGGAATGAGAGATAAATCACTTAAATAGAACTCACTTAAAATTGATCCCTTACCAAGGTTATTTCCTAGTGATGTGATCGTAACACAACCATctagataaatttttttttttttttttgtcttttaacGAAGTCCTGTTGTCTATTTAGTAGCCTttagtttatatttaaattgaaGGAAAATAAGGGAGgaagaaaaatttaagagaaaaataattttattttttatttatttatgtgttGGTTAAAgatgaaaataaagataaaaaaaaaatttgaaagaaaaataAGAGTTAAATTTTACACTCATCTCTTCCAATAGagggaaattgaaaggaaaatatttaaaattataaaaatatttctatattttttagattttttttgaatatttaaaggtaatattttatttttattatttaaaaaaataacttttttctcAATATTTTTTCTCTTAATTCAAAGATAGAATAAGGAAATTATTTTTTACtccaattattatatttttttatttttcctcccATTCAAACACAGTATTAGTTTAATGCATCTTTTTATTAATACTTAATAATAAATGTCAATTAAAGTTCCGTTTGATTTTGAATTTTAgaatctaaaattatttttttaaataaaaatattattttagatattattaaaaaattaatttaaaaaatttattttaatatttttataattaaaatttattaaatttaatttttaattattttttaaaacaccCTAAAAAGTAATTTCTCGTTGCACTTTAACAGCGATGTAAATATAAATGTAAATGTAAATAGGCCTgtaagcaatttttttttttaaactaattaGCCAAGGGAGGAAGCTGCTGTAGGGCCCACGTTGAACAAGTGGTATGGGCCTTCTGGGAAAGAGAGGTACTCTGTCTCTGTACTCGAGATCCAAACTTTTTCACACTCACTCTACCCCTCAACAATTCATTTATTAATAATGCCCAAAAAGCAATCCTTGAGATCCGCCATTGAAGATCTGGTTTAAATTCCGCAGTTTGGAATCTAATACAGACAAGCTGCAGACTAACTCACTGGTAAGGTGTATAAGCGTTTTTAATCCAAAGCAACAATTTCTTGGTTTGCATTCTTCGCTTGTAATGCTTCTCTAGTTATTGCCCTGCGTTTGGTTGCGAGGACTTCACTTCTCCTGCTGCGTCTATTtcccatttgatgaatttgtTTGCAATTTTGTTGTTTCGTTTAGTTCTTCAACCTGGAATTTAAGCATGAATCCAATAATATTTTCATTCTTTGTAACACCTTTGTAAATTAATTCGAGTAATTGGATATGGTATCATATTGTATTAAATCTCATGTTTATTGAGAATTCGGAGGGTATTGAtggactttttctttttctttttttcaactGAATGCTTTACCATTTTGGGTACTTCATGACAGGGAAATAATTATATGTATTAGCTTCAATGGCTGTGAGAAAGCCTGGTTTGATTGCTTTATTTGATGTTGATGGGACTCTCTCAGCTCCAAGAAAGGTATCAAATTTCTTCTATCCTTTGTTTTCTGTTGGATTTTAATGATTTATTTTATCAGGAGACCTAAGCAAATTACCACTATTTTTTCATGGAGTTACTGTGGGGGAAAAAACCAAAATTTGTGGGCTGTGATTCCTTGTTCATTGTTTTCAACTCTAATTCCAGGTGGCCACTCCAAAGATGTTAGAGTTCATGCAGCAACTCCGGAAAGTATGCATTGATTTGGCACAATAAAAAATTTATCCTATTATTGCTTTTGTTTGCGTTTTCTTCTCCACCCTTCATCAAGTGTTTACCATATACATGATAGTAGCTTTGTTCAACTGAAGGTTGTTACTGTGGGAGTGGTGGGTGGATCTGATCTCTCTAAGATATCAGAGCAGCTTGGCAAGACAGGTTTGTTAAGTAGCTCTTAAATTTATGCGTGTAGAAAAAGGTAATGAGAAGCTATTAATTGTATTTTTGGCTATGTAGTTACTGAGGACTATGATTACGTATTTTCTGAGAATGGGCTTGTGGCTTATAAAGATGGGAAACTTATTGGTACCCAGGTGTTGCTCAAAATCAAAGGCAATAAAACTTAATTTCAGAATTGGATTTGTTTTCCTCAGAATTCCTGTTGGGCAGTGAATTTTGTGAATTTAACTTTTTCCTCTAAATTGATATGTGATTCCAACAACGTTTTCTTTTTCTAGAGCTTGAAGACATTTCTTGGAGAAGAAAAGCTCAAGGTAAGTTACTTATGCTTCCACATAAACATCTTGAAGTAGTTGCCTAAGAAAACAGGGGGGAAACGGACAACTGGAATAAATAGAATAATATAAGAAATATGTAAGGAATAATGTTTTAAGGGAGCCACTAAGTAGGCTGACATGCAGCATACACTTATCTTCTCAATACTTGTGGCTATAGTATTTGCCCCTGTGAGACTGCCTGCAGATAGGACCAACAATAAGCAATTTAAAAGTATTAGGActtgattaaaaataaataaataaaagacgaAGAAGAAGATTGGGCTTGCTTGTAAAAAAGGACCATGTTTTATTACTGAAAATGTAGTTCTCTCATAATTTTTTGGAAGCCTCTATGATGAAGACCAATTACGAATTAATTGTGATACCAATATTGAATTAGATTTGTTTGGAATATTCTTGGAAGTGGTGATTAAATTGCAGCTCAATCGCTAGATGCACAGAATACATAGATTAGTGGCATAATAATTATTCCGTTATTTTTTCTGATATATTGTGAATAATTGTGCAggaatttataaattttacacTTCATTATATTGCTGACTTGGATATTCCAATAAAAAGGTGAATGTATTGGAAGTCTGGAAGTCAAATTTTAGCATTATCAAGCTGATAAAGAAAATTGgattgaataatacctttttcaaTAATTCATATAGGGGCACCTTCATAGAATTCCGAAGTGGGATGATTAATGTATCACCAATTGGGCGGAATTGCAGccaagaagaaagggatgaatttGAAAAGTATGACAAGGTTAGTAAAGACTTTGGTTCAGCTTCATTAACATATTATATTGGAAGTCATTTTTTGTAGTCTGGATTTTGTGTCTGGTTGACGTATATGCTTAAAATACAGCACACAACTGAATTGATTTCAGGTCCATAACATACGCTCAAAAATGGTATCTGTGCTGCGTGAGAGGTTCGCTCACCTTAACCTGACATTCTCAATAGGCGGACAGATAAGCTTTGATGTGGGTGAACTATCTAGTTTATGATGATCTTTATAGAAGGTAGTTTGGAAGAGTGCAATCATATTCATTAATCTTTGTAACAGGTTTTTCCTCAAGGTTGGGACAAGACGTATTGCTTGAGGTACCTTGATGAGTTTGATGAAATCCACTTCTTTGGGGACAAAACTTACAATGTTGTACTCTTATTTCCTTGCTTAAatctttggtcattttctcacctTGTGTTTTCCGTCAGTTGCTTGTAACACTGCTGTTGATGAATTGTTGGCTTTCTTAATAAAGAAATCATTGAGGAGGAAACTTTATTACCTAAATTTGAGGTAAAAATCTCAGAGAGTAGCCAAAGAGTAGATGTGAAGAATATTTAAGTTTTTCATTTTTAACTGATAATAATGGTCATTGATTAATTGGAGAAGCCGCCTATGTTTTTCTGCCATTTGCTTACCCAAAATTCTAGCACCAGCCCTCCTGAGctatccttcactaaagttgagcATTTCATGTGCTGTGCATATCAATGATGATAAAATCTGGGAATGTAttatcagttaaaaaaaaaaaagcaatgtaTAGGATTCTGATCAACATTGGAGTTGATGTTTCACATCTCTGATCTTTAGTTATATTCTGAAGCCAAAATGCATCTAAAAGAAACCACTGTTGTGAGTCAAATTCATCTTCAAGATGCAGTCTCCTCGGCCATGCATATCTTCTGTCATTCTATTGTTAGCATTATTTTGAAATGTCTCTCGATGTCCATGTTTTACTACTCATTGTTGAATGACAATGCATTTGCTAATTCCTTTTTTTCCTTATCAGGGAGGAAATGATCATGAAATTTATGAATCAGAACGAACTGTGGGTCACCCAGGTCAGCAAAAGATTTCATCTTCAACTTATCTATCTGCATATTGAATGCAATAAGGAAATAGTATCATCTCATTTTGTTTCAATCTGATGCAGTCCAAAAGAAACAAACCAAGTGAAAGAAAATGTTAAGAAAAGATTGTTCAAAAGGCTAAAGGTTAATTGTATTCTCATTGAAAGATAGGCTTCCAGAACAGACTATTAAAGGGGTCTAACATGGGGCTTTCTCCTAGTTGCCTGGGTAGTCAACCATCAAAGTTTTGGAACGTACGATCAACTAAATAACCAAAGGCTCTCAAAGACGCTCATATAAACCTTTCCGTTGGGAATTCAAAATAAATCTTTAGTATTTAATGCTGCATTCATTCTTCAATTTGTCCCCATAATGTCAATAGATTTTGAGGTTTGAGATCCCATGTTCTTTTGTTTACCATCCATTACTGCATCAAAATTGTTACATATGATGGAGTTGCTACAGTAAATTCAGATTTCATCtagttattaaaatatatatttaatttgccTTGTTTATATTATATCAAATGATTTCGATCCTGCCTTTTTGCAGTTATCAGCCCTGAAGATACAGTGGAGCAATGTAAAGCCTTGTTCTTAGTAAATTCCTAAGCTTATGGGCTATTTTTATGTTCAGTTGTATCCCATTGAGTTCACTTACCAAATGGGAAATGAATTGTTGAAATCTCGACCCTATTCAATTCGATTAAattgattattatttttatagaTAGATATGGTAATTATCTAAGTAAATATTACAAGTTTGTTACTTTTAATACGTACATGTTTAATTATAAGAAATGACTATTTCTAATTTTCGAAAATTAATTGTTCCATTATACTTTTAGATTTTATCtacattttaaaaaatgttttttttatataaaatatgtaaTTATCCTTTTTTTCTTGAAGAAAATAGAAATGAAAATGAGAacaagaatttggcaaaactagtACAAAATTCAATAAATTGAACCAAGTGATTCGCATGAATAACATAAATAAACAAATCCGAGATCAAAATTGTGAACAATTAGACAACAATCTTCAACATGATGATGGCATCTGCCACATCAAAATCAAACTTTTAGATGAGAAAGTAATGATGCAAGAAAGAAACCATGGTTTTTCTTCGTTTAAGAGTGCTCTTCTTAGTTGTCTCCAGCAGCTGCACCTTCTCCTTCTGCTTCTGGCTCAGCCAGCTCAGGAGGTGGTGTGGAGGAAGCAGTTCTCTTGTGGGAAGCAGCCTGGAGAACATGGGAATAGCTCCCTTTCTCCATGAACAGCTGAGCAAAGTGGTGCTTGCAGTAGAGGACTCCATCAAGGGCAGCATAAGATGAGTGTGTGAGAGGACATCCTCCATGTGCACACCTGAAGCATGACTTGTGAAAACATTCTCCCTCCAGAGTCACCTGCATCAACAACAATATTCCAAGTGATCATAAGGTTGCTTTTACTGAAAATGGCTTTCCAACAGATATTCATTTTACCTAAACCTTTCTACTTTGCTTGAATTGGTTTCCCAGAAATGGAATTGACCGCCgactaaaattttaatgaacgaaACAGTGCCTTCTTTTTTAAGGAAAAGGCCTGGATTGCTAATCCATGACACCCATTTGAGATTAATTCAAGTAGTACTGCTCTTACTTGGAACGGGGAAGCAAATTATATGCATATTTCTGGACAAAGATCCTTACAAAACGTCAGcatgaaaattgtaattaaaatttagaattgCAAACCAACCTTCTCCAGCGGATACACTGTTTTGCCACAAGCAGAACACTTGTCTTGGGTTCCAGAGAACAAGGAAGAGACTTTGCTGGGGACCTTAGACTGCAAAAGATGCCAACATTCAATGTTTTAACAGTAATGAAACAGATAGATAAAACCAGAGAATCCTAGAAAATCTCATCCATCAAAATGGTTTTCAAATTCTATCATTTAAGTCAGATTGGGTTATATTTTACTTTGGCGGGACTTCCAAATTAATCCACCCTAAGCATATAAAACCAGAGGGAACATGAACATACCGCGTCATTTTGTTTCTCAGTCTTGCCTGCAATAACATGCCATAAAACAACACATTGTTAATGAAGGAAAAAGTGATGAACCTGAAAGAGTATTGGAGATATATAATTAAGACATGCCGGGGAAGAAAAGATCTTGCCTGCTTGAAAATTCTTGCTGAAATTGCCAGATTCCTTGAAAAGTTGCTCAAAATGCGGCTTGCAGTAGAGGACTCCATCCATGGAGGAATAGTTGCTCATCTGCCAAGCACAAAGGAATCCCAGTTAATAAGATTCAGGGACCCTGACAAACCTGAAATTGAATTCACAGAAAAACATCTCTAAAAAATAATACCACAAGAGTTCCTTTGCAGTGGCTGCATTTGAAGCAGTATTTATGATAAGGCACTCCTTCAAGAGACAACATATCAACAACATAAACAGTCTTCTCACAAGCCTTGCACTTATCAAGAGTTCCAGTGAACGCCATTCTTTTGATTCTTCCTTCTTCTGGGAAAACTTTTCAAGTATATACTTGGGGTGGCCACTGGCCAGAAAGAACAAGAAAAGAAAGCAGCAGTGGTTATGCGTGGATCACCTGAGACACATGGAAATATTAAACAAAGTCTTTGTTGTGTCAAAACAAAAACTGATTTATATCAGATTATAACAGATGAATTTGGCTTTTCCTGTAATGATGGTGTAAATTGCATTGTAATGGTGATGGTATAGAGGTAGACACGTGATTGGAGATCCCAACATTATGAGGTAAAATTGGAATGTTAATGCTCTAATTCTGGGTATTATCCGATTGGATTGGAGTAAAACAAGGTTGGTGCTATGACTTTTTCCAGTGAAATTTTGCTACAGGTGAAAATGGAAAAAGTTCTGAATCAAGGAAAATGAAAAACCAACCATGTGGTGGTTGTGAAGTTAGGCAAACACCAACCATATGATTACTAATCAGGCACTGTGTCATCCAGAAGTTGATATTAAGCTTTTTTAGCTGCCAACACAACCACTTAAATTAAATACTAATCCTAATTTTATATCAACTATAGTTATCCTCGTATGAACTCGCTCGAGCCTTTTATGAtcacatttaaaaattttattaaatatttcatCAACTTCAAAATAGATAAATAGTTTATAAAATAATAAGGGTATACATTTGTGTCTCCAAAAGCTCATCCTTGTAATAGatggttatataaattattattttttattgtgaTTTACGATTATCGAATTTATTCAGAGCCTTTTTGGCTTTATGGCTTAaatttattcttttaaaaaaatattattataaatgagTAAGGGTTAATTTGCTTTCGATGAGATTTAATTTAGCTCATTTTTAACTTTAAGTCTAATTTAATTCATAAGTTTTAATTTATACTTAAATtagcttaattaattaatatatgctattttttaatatttaattatttttaatattaaaatattatttttatattatatcattatttaaataaaaaaatattatttttattattcaatattattaattaaactgaaaatataaaaaaatatctttatattttaatataattaattaaaattaaaaagtatgACTTTTGTATttcatgcttttaatttaaaattaaaaaattataattaaataaaattaaaaatataaaaataatattttaatataaaaataatataaaataacaacTGCACGTGAAAGCCTGCTGTTGGTTGCAGCGATCTGCACTTAATGTGGTGCAGTTACTGCATTGGAGGCAAAGAAAGGATCACGTGCAGTTGTTTGCATCATGGGATTAACCATTGGGGCTAGCTCCCAATGATTGTAGGTGAGTTTTTTCTTTTAGATACTCAGAGTCGAATGGCATGCCATAACACATTCTCAAAATTACTTTTTAAGGAATCGTGACCAGGGTTTACAATGTAATCCAAACACTACCAAAGATGCTGACAAAGCCAAGGATCCAtctatgtaataataataataataacaataatgaaAACAAAAAACAATGAATCCAACAGGGTAAGGTTCTCTGTTCAATCTTCAAAATCTCCAACATTTTCCAACAGGTAGTCAGCCGCCAATTCCTCATTGCAATCACAAGCCAAAAATGCCTCGATGACAAGGGCTCTATCAATCCCATTGCCTCAAGCCGTTCAATAGCGTCCTGTTCAGCAGGGTCAGTTGATAGCATGGGGCATGTCTTGGTCAACTTGATCAAATATATTTTGATTGCTCCCTCACTGCCGCGGCCACCACCAGCAGCAGCAAATGTCTCCTGGAGGAACATATTCAGGGGAGACGTATTAGGTCCTCCAGAGCTGCACCTATTTCAGTTGCTTGACCTGTGGGGAAATGAGCAACTGGGACAACAACTTCTGCTGCTTCTGgaatatcagagtacaagtgatccACTGCTCGTTCTGGATTGTTATAGGCTACCCAAAGTGCACGAGTAACTGTTTCTTTATCCCAGCTCCCACCTCCTATATCCATTATTTGTTGAATAGTCTGGTTAAAATTATTACCAGCAACTTGACCATAGGTATCAGTTTGTGTAGTAGCTGTTGTTGAGTCAGTGgatgtagaataggctttgaggcgtgataaatcactatctttaaggtattaattatctctactagattgctgcaaggttatgatAATACACCTCTAGAATacaacaaagcttgaaatctgcagacagcaactcctgaagatttcccttaagaactctttatacgaaccaaatttagagagactagaagaaaagaagaagaagtagaagtagtatatctGTCTGGATTAAAaagctcatccatatttataaaaaatgaaaagtTATAGCACCTtttctagatagacacatctatCTATTTTCAATAGATATAACTGTTTGTGTAAAagacatatctgtttattaacagacacctatacaaacagttgtgacttTTTACATATAATAGACATGTCTgcttattaacagacacctatatgaACAGTTGTGACcgtttgtatagaattgacatgtctgtttattaaccgATACATCTACTTAttaataaacacatctgttcgtaatttatttacgaaaattacaatatgataattattttatttcacacatatacgtgTCAAGTgccataataaaataatatttattgaattatatatatatatataattatatatatatatatatatatatatatatatatatatatatatatatatatatatatatatatttcactcttgtcattctttcatttttttatattttaacaatatagaaaTTTTCTCTCTCTATACTGCCTAACATACAAGTtatttataacaatcccccaCTTAACTTGTATTGCTAGATCCCATTAtttcatgcataatgaaaagtatctttcgatttaaacttttctttagtgtaagtatttcaaagttctaaagaaattATGGTGGCCTTAAACTTAGATTCCTTTTAAATAGAACCGGAAATAATACACACACAAATCAATTAGTTCGACTTAAAAAGTTCACTAAAATTTTAGCATAAATATGGCTTTGTGCTACCTTCTGTTTTTatgaacatttacaaaagttattctcacttttattgaagcggcaccacttcctacgttcatataggtgaagtttcatttgtaataattttaaacttcattaagagcATAAATACTCATCATGATTCCATTAACTTAATACACTAAGtacttaattataatatttactaATAACTTattgttaccctttaaactttatttagtaataatactataaagtagggttctcattattagtaaatttaatggaatattttTAATCCTAATCTAGCACATGCATTTTTTATCATATCTCTCGAGAACCCTTTTGTAAACGGATCTGCCAGATTATTACAAGACTTGACATAA carries:
- the LOC110644564 gene encoding phosphomannomutase isoform X2 — protein: MAVRKPGLIALFDVDGTLSAPRKVATPKMLEFMQQLRKVVTVGVVGGSDLSKISEQLGKTVTEDYDYVFSENGLVAYKDGKLIGTQEFINFTLHYIADLDIPIKRGTFIEFRSGMINVSPIGRNCSQEERDEFEKYDKVHNIRSKMVSVLRERFAHLNLTFSIGGQISFDVFPQGWDKTYCLRYLDEFDEIHFFGDKTYNGGNDHEIYESERTVGHPVISPEDTVEQCKALFLVNS
- the LOC131182919 gene encoding (+)-neomenthol dehydrogenase-like isoform X1 encodes the protein MHGISLLDSKNYDLTNVFYQWRKQRGNYFLHHIHIQYAVVTGANRGIGFEICRQLASNGIVVVLTARDEKRGLEAFQKLKHSDLSDLLVFHQLDVTDAASIAALANFIKTQFGKLDILVNNAGVGGIEVDVDAFKAESDKDGGNINWQKISTQTYELAEECLTINYNGAKRMAEALIPLLQLSDSPRIVNVSSSMGKLKNVGNEWAKEVFVDADNLSEERIDEVLSKYRKDYKEGSLESKDWPAFMSAYILSKAAMNAYTRILAKKLPTFRINCVCPGYVKTDVNLNTGILSVEEGAESPVRLALLRNDGPSGCFFERKEECPF
- the LOC110644564 gene encoding phosphomannomutase isoform X1; this encodes MAVRKPGLIALFDVDGTLSAPRKVATPKMLEFMQQLRKVVTVGVVGGSDLSKISEQLGKTVTEDYDYVFSENGLVAYKDGKLIGTQSLKTFLGEEKLKEFINFTLHYIADLDIPIKRGTFIEFRSGMINVSPIGRNCSQEERDEFEKYDKVHNIRSKMVSVLRERFAHLNLTFSIGGQISFDVFPQGWDKTYCLRYLDEFDEIHFFGDKTYNGGNDHEIYESERTVGHPVISPEDTVEQCKALFLVNS
- the LOC110644541 gene encoding LIM domain-containing protein PLIM2b, which gives rise to MAFTGTLDKCKACEKTVYVVDMLSLEGVPYHKYCFKCSHCKGTLVMSNYSSMDGVLYCKPHFEQLFKESGNFSKNFQAGKTEKQNDASKVPSKVSSLFSGTQDKCSACGKTVYPLEKVTLEGECFHKSCFRCAHGGCPLTHSSYAALDGVLYCKHHFAQLFMEKGSYSHVLQAASHKRTASSTPPPELAEPEAEGEGAAAGDN
- the LOC131182919 gene encoding (+)-neomenthol dehydrogenase-like isoform X2, whose product is MAEAKRYAVVTGANRGIGFEICRQLASNGIVVVLTARDEKRGLEAFQKLKHSDLSDLLVFHQLDVTDAASIAALANFIKTQFGKLDILVNNAGVGGIEVDVDAFKAESDKDGGNINWQKISTQTYELAEECLTINYNGAKRMAEALIPLLQLSDSPRIVNVSSSMGKLKNVGNEWAKEVFVDADNLSEERIDEVLSKYRKDYKEGSLESKDWPAFMSAYILSKAAMNAYTRILAKKLPTFRINCVCPGYVKTDVNLNTGILSVEEGAESPVRLALLRNDGPSGCFFERKEECPF